The following are from one region of the Sorghum bicolor cultivar BTx623 chromosome 2, Sorghum_bicolor_NCBIv3, whole genome shotgun sequence genome:
- the LOC110432573 gene encoding early nodulin-20-like, with protein MYSNEIHTVAQVSKNDFVACNLQGNSSQFKFWNSGNDVVTLDKPGKMWFICTKHNHCRKGMKLAIDVVDRTVVVAPSPAPLPGTAPPPPPPPFGWPSTPAPPPPPPFGWRSTPAPPPPRSVAVRNAVGGAVAAAAAAVVAAALAF; from the coding sequence ATGTACAGCAATGAGATCCACACGGTGGCCCAGGTGAGCAAGAACGACTTCGTGGCGTGCAACCTGCAGGGCAACAGCAGTCAGTTCAAGTTCTGGAACTCCGGCAACGACGTCGTGACGCTGGACAAGCCCGGCAAGATGTGGTTCATCTGCACCAAGCACAACCACTGCCGCAAGGGCATGAAGCTCGCCATCGACGTCGTCGACCGCACCGTCGTCGTCGCCCCATCCCCAGCCCCGCTCCCGGGAACTGCCCCGCCTCCCCCACCTCCTCCGTTCGGTTGGCCGTCGACCCCGGCCCCGCCGCCCCCACCTCCGTTCGGTTGGCGGTCGACACcggcgccgcctccgccgcggtCTGTGGCCGTGAGGAACGCGGTCGGCGGCGCGGTGGCCGCGGCGGCAGCCGCCGTGGTCGCGGCCGCGCTCGCGTTCTAG
- the LOC8081165 gene encoding eukaryotic translation initiation factor 3 subunit I, with translation MRPILMKGHERPLTFLRYNRDGDLLFSCAKDHTPTVWYADNGDRLGTYRGHNGAVWTCDVSRDSARLITGSADQTAKLWEVSTGKELFSFRFDAPARSVEFAIGDALAVVTTDNFMDHVPTVQVKHIAEDIDDQTEDSALVITGIKGRINRAVWGPLNRTIITAGEDATIRIWDSETGKLLKESDKESGHQKTITSLSKSLDWSHFVTGSLDKSAKLWDTRTLTLIKTYVTERPVNAVDISPTHDTVVLGGGQDAMNVTMTDRRAGKFEAKFYHKILQEEIGGVKGHFGPINALAFNPDGRSFSSGGEDGYVRLHHFDSEYFSIKM, from the exons ATGAGGCCGATCCTGATGAAGGGCCACGAGCGCCCGCTGACGTTCCTGCGCTACAACCGCGACGGGGACCTGCTCTTCTCCTGCGCCAAGGATCACACCCCGACGGTCTGGTACGCCGACAACGGTGACCGCCTCGGCACCTACCGGGGCCACAACGGCGCCGTCTGGACCTGCGACGTCTCCCGCGACTCGGCGCGCCTCATCACCGGATCCGCCGACCAGACCGCCAAGCTCTGGGAGGTGAGCACGGGGAAGGAGCTCTTCAGCTTCCGCTTCGACGCGCCCGCCAGGTCCGTCGAGTTCGCCATCGGGGACGCGCTCGCCGTCGTCACCACCGACAACTTCATGGACCACGTCCCCACCGTCCAGGTCAAGCACATCGCCGAGGACATCGACGACC AAACGGAGGATTCTGCACTCGTCATCACCGGCATCAAGGGAAGGATCAACAGGGCCGTTTGGGGGCCGCTGAACAGGACCATCATCACTGCCGGGGAGGATGCCACCATTCGCATCTGGGACTCAGAG ACTGGAAAACTGCTGAAAGAGTCTGATAAAGAATCTGGACATCAGAAGACCATTACATCGTTGTCAAAATCCTTAGATTGGTCACATTTCGTTACTGGCTCCTTGGATAAATCTGCAAAG CTATGGGATACAAGGACGCTAACCCTGATCAAGACGTATGTCACAGAGAGACCTGTCAATGCTGTTGACATCTCTCCGACTCATGATACT gtggttctaggAGGTGGTCAGGATGCAATGAATGTGACCATGACAGACCGCCGTGCTGGTAAATTCGAGGCTAAATTCTATCACAAG ATTTTGCAAGAGGAAATTGGTGGTGTTAAAGGACATTTTGGGCCAATTAATGCTTTGGCATTTAATCCTGATGGGCGGAG CTTTTCAAGTGGTGGTGAAGATGGATATGTAAGGCTGCATCATTTTGATTCCGAATACTTCAGCATCAAGATGTAG
- the LOC8081166 gene encoding uclacyanin 1, whose translation MTHTSPRFYQLHRETSMPFAHACCCRREADDPISQHSDMFDLASTVMRHMTCLPSAIMASSKQMLLLAVVAAVACLAPLASATVFMVGDNLGWRAKFNNTHWADGKTFRVGDSLLFMYPKEKHTVVQVGEDDFAACNLQGNWLGVWDSGDDVVTLDKPGKVWFICSKPNHCLNGMKLAIDVVDDDSAPTPLPFPFPEVPGLPAAPQQSSVCPFPFPFCGPAPAPAPESTSSPRKSPFPIPAPATSPLFRFLFPSWSGSAAASAPASPEAAPPSAAMRNTVGGAVAAVVAAALAF comes from the exons ATGACGCACACTTCACCCCGCTTTTATCAGCTGCACAGAGAAACATCGATGCCCTTTGCACATGCATGCTGCTGCCGTCGAGAAGCTGATGACCCCATCAGTCAGCACAGCGACATGTTCGATCTAGCTAGTACTGTGATGCGCCACATGACGTGCCTTCCTTCCGCT ATAATGGCGTCCTCCAAGCAAATGCTGCTCCTGGCCGTGGTCGCCGCCGTGGCGTGCCTCGCGCCGCTGGCCTCCGCCACGGTGTTTATGGTCGGGGACAACCTCGGctggagggccaagttcaacaaCACCCACTGGGCTGACGGCAAGACGTTCAGGGTCGGTGACAGCCTGC TGTTCATGTACCCCAAGGAGAAGCACACGGTGGTCCAGGTCGGCGAGGACGACTTCGCGGCGTGCAACCTGCAGGGCAACTGGCTCGGCGTCTGGGACTCCGGCGACGACGTCGTGACGCTGGACAAGCCCGGCAAGGTGTGGTTCATCTGCAGCAAGCCCAACCACTGCCTCAACGGCATGAAGCTCGCCATCGACGTGGTCGACGACGACTCGGCCCCAACCCCGTTGCCGTTCCCGTTCCCGGAAGTCCCGGGCCTCCCGGCGGCCCCACAGCAGTCATCCGTGTGCCCGTTCCCGTTCCCGTTCTGCGgaccggccccggccccggctCCAGAGTCGACGTCGTCCCCGCGCAAGTCCCCGTTCCCGATCCCGGCCCCGGCCACATCTCCGTTGTTCCGTTTCCTGTTCCCGTCCTGGTCGGGATCGGCCGCGGCCTCGGCCCCAGCATCGCCGGAGGCGGCACCGCCGTCTGCGGCCATGAGGAACACGGTCGGCGGGGCGGTGGCCGCCGTGGTCGCGGCCGCGCTCGCGTTCTAG
- the LOC8086442 gene encoding flavonoid 3'-monooxygenase, with protein sequence MVLPPWTSFFLGIIVLAIALFLLSILHRRRHPSGNSKYNLPPGPRPWPVIGNLNLIGPLPHRSVHELSKRYGSLMSLRFGSLPVVVASSVDMARFFLKTHDLAFIDRPRTASGRYTGYNYSDMLWSPYGAYWRQARKFCKAEVFSAARLRSQEHVRAAEVRAMLRDLYAAGPAAAPVRLMDHLFQLTINVISLMVLGEKHAVAVDGDGRSAAGGGLPATPEAFKWMIEEFFLLSGRLDVGDMIPWLRWLDPHGHVRRLKRLREMFDHFLDNVVDEHSERRWREGDAFVAMDAVDLLLELADDPNLEVPIQRDGIKAFTLNLLVGLPDTTSVTVEWAMSELLRNPDALATATEELDRVVGRERLVVTEGDIPSLPYMEAVVKETMRLHPVSPLLTPRLSREDVVVSVGGHGHGHGHDIPAGTLVFVNVWAIARDPAVWGRTAGEFRPERFVGSGVDVKGQDLELLPFGSGRRMCPGVSLGLRMVQVILANLVHGYAWKLPDGVAGEELSMEETFGLSMPRKVRLDAVAEPRLPAHLYLYAGP encoded by the exons ATGGTGCTACCCCCTTGGACCTCCTTCTTCCTCGGCATCATCGTGCTGGCCATCGCACTCTTTCTGTTATCCAttctccaccgccgccgccacccctCTGGCAATAGCAAGTACAACCTCCCACCGGGCCCTCGACCATGGCCGGTGATCGGCAACCTGAACTTGATCGGCCCACTCCCGCACCGGTCCGTCCACGAGCTCTCCAAGCGCTACGGCTCGCTCATGTCCCTGCGCTTCGGCTCCCTCCCCGTCGTCGTCGCCTCCTCCGTCGACATGGCCAGGTTCTTCCTCAAGACGCACGACCTGGCGTTCATCGACCGCCCTCGTACCGCGTCCGGCAGGTACACCGGCTACAACTACTCCGACATGCTGTGGTCGCCCTACGGCGCGTACTGGCGGCAGGCGCGCAAGTTCTGCAAGGCCGAGGTGTTCAGCGCGGCGCGGCTGAGGTCGCAGGAGCACGTCCGGGCGGCGGAGGTGCGCGCCATGCTGCGCGACCTGTACGCCGctgggccggcggcggcgccggtgcGGCTCATGGACCACCTGTTCCAGCTGACCATCAACGTGATCTCGCTCATGGTGCTGGGCGAGAAGCACGCCGTCGCCGTCGATGGCGACGGCAGGTCGGCGGCGGGCGGTGGCTTGCCGGCGACGCCCGAGGCGTTCAAGTGGATGATCGAAgagttcttcttgctgagcggCAGGCTCGACGTCGGGGACATGATCCCCTGGCTCAGATGGCTGGACCCGCATGGGCACGTCAGGAGGTTGAAGAGGCTTAGGGAGATGTTCGACCATTTCCTGGACAATGTTGTGGACGAGCACAGCGAGCGGCGGTGGCGAGAGGGCGACGCGTTCGTCGCCATGGACGCGGTGGACCTGCTGCTGGAGCTCGCCGACGATCCCAATCTAGAGGTCCCAATCCAGCGAGATGGCATCAAGGCATTCACGCTG AACCTCCTTGTCGGATTGCCGGACACGACGTCGGTGACCGTGGAATGGGCCATGTCGGAGCTCCTGAGGAACCCCGACGCGCTCGCCACGGCCACCGAGGAGCTGGACCGCGTCGTcggccgcgagcgcctcgtcgtcACGGAGGGGGACATCCCGAGCCTCCCGTACATGGAGGCGGTCGTGAAGGAGACGATGCGGCTGCACCCGGTGTCGCCGCTGCTGACGCCCCGGCTGTCGCGCGAGGACGTCGTCGTGTCCGTGGgcgggcacgggcacgggcacgggcacgaCATCCCGGCGGGCACGCTGGTGTTCGTCAACGTCTGGGCCATCGCCCGCGACCCCGCCGTGTGGGGGCGGACCGCCGGCGAGTTCCGGCCGGAGCGGTTCGTCGGGAGCGGCGTGGACGTGAAGGGGCAGGACCTGGAGCTGCTGCCCTTCGGGTCCGGCCGCCGGATGTGCCCCGGCGTCTCGCTCGGGCTGAGGATGGTCCAGGTGATCCTCGCCAACCTCGTCCACGGCTACGCGTGGAAGCTCCCGGACGGCGTCGCCGGGGAGGAGCTGAGCATGGAGGAGACGTTCGGGCTGTCCATGCCGCGCAAGGTCCGGCTCGACGCCGTCGCCGAGCCAAGGTTGCCGGCGCACCTGTACCTGTACGCCGGGCCATGA